The window CCGTTGAACTTCAATTTCGTCAGAATTTGTGGCTCATTTATAAAGAGTGTATCACAAACCTGAGCAAGCATGCCCAAGCCACGAAGGTTGAAATCTGCTTAAGAGAGAAGGGGGATCATGTATTTCTTAGTATTTCTGATAATGGCTCCGGTTTTGATCAGGAAAGTCTGAAATCAGGAAATGGTATAGATAACATCCGGTATAGGGCTGAACAAATACAGGGCACAGCCAATCTTAAATCAGCTCCCGGAGAGGGCACGAAATGGACCTTTACGTTCAGTCTATCCTGATTGTACCATAGAACTGCCTGATCAGGTGGTTACTTTTTCTGATTTAATGGCTATATAGCATTAAAAATCCGGCACATGATTAACATTGTAATAATCGAAGACAACAAATATATGAGGGAAGGATGGAAAACCATCCTCGATTTTGAGCAAGACTTGTGTGTAATTGCTGAGTACGAAAGCTGTGAAGATGCCTTTGAAGGTACTCAGCTCGCAAAGGCCAACGTTGTTCTGCTTGATATTCAGTTGCCGGGGATTCATGGCACAGAAGGGGTGAAGATCATCAGGGACAAGTTCCCCCACCTTTCTGTATTGATGGTTACCATTCACGATGATGACGAACGAATATTTAAAGCACTCAAAAATGGGGCGATTGGCTACTTATCCAAGAAAATCTCTCCTGATGAATTAATTGAGGCCGTACATATTGCACAAAATGGGGGATCTCCCATGAGTCCGAATATTGCTCGAAAGGTCATCAATTCTTTTCAGGCTTCGAGTGACGTTGATATTGAACTCTCAGATACTGAGACTCAAGTTCTTACCTTACTTGCTGAGGGCTGTTCCTACAAAGGCATATCCAAAGAGGTGTATCTTTCAGTTGACGGAGTGCGCTATCACATCCGTAATATTTATAATAAGCTGGAAGTGAGCAATAAAAGCGAAGCCGTTGCAAAAGCTTTGCGTGATAAACTTATTTGACGGATATAATAGGTTTATTAAAAAAACCTAATAACTCGAATACTGCATAAGTATGTAGTGTTTGATGAAGAAAAAATATCGATCATAGTGTCGTATCAGAGTTAAAACTGGTTTGGGTTTTTCGGGGTACAATTTACCAAACCGAGTTTTTCTGATTTACTAACCTAAAGAACTGCTAAAGGCCTGTCTTTGAAATGACGGGCCTTTTTGTTTGTATAGCTTATCCAATAAAAGCAGTGAAGAGCAATGAAAACTGAGTTCTTACTATCAGTTACATTCACCGTTACCATTATCCTGATGATATACCTGGAATAATATTACATGGGTTATAAAGACATAAAAAAAGGGCTGCCCGAAAGCAGCCCTTTAAAGTTACTATGTGTTTAACTAAACGCTGAGTTCTATTTTATCAGCATCAGTTTCTTCGTTTGAACGAAGTCACCGGCTACGATTCGGTATATATACATACCACTTGCAAGGGTAGCGGCATCGAACTGTACTTTGTACGTTCCTGCACTCTTACGATCGTTAACCAGGGTCATTACTTCCTGCCCAAGCGTATTGTACACTTTCATTATAACATCACTTGCTTCCGGGATGCCATATTGAATAGTGGTTGTTGGGTTGAATGGATTCGGGTAGTTCTGATCCATATGGAATTTTTCAGGAATAACGTTTTCCTCTTCATTCGAAGTAACAGTAGGATCAATTCCAACAGTGAATGAAACCGCATTCGCCTGGTTGGAGGCTCTGTCCATAATACCGCCTTCGTAATAATTCTCGATTTCGAAATCATCTTCTCTACATACGGTTTCACATGTTTTCAGAGAATCCTCATCGAAAACAAAGTCACCGTTATGCACTACGAACTCGTAACCGGAAACTTCAAGTTCCTGGTTAAAAACAACTTCAAAATACAAGCCCATTGAATCACTTCGGCTGCCTTCACCCATTATGAAATCTCCTTCACTATACTGCTTAAAGTATCGCTTGAAGACATCCTGACGGTAGTGCCATGTTCCTGAAGCAGTATCATAGGCTCCATAGCGCTTGTCAGGTTCAATCAGGTAAACATCTACAAAGATTTCGTCCAGAGCTACTCCGGATCCGGTTTGATCGCCGGCCATTGCATCTCTTACTTTGAACGAAAGGGTGTTCTTATGACCGGATTGAATCATATCTACGAACTGAATATCCTGAGATATTACAGGCTTCTTCTTATCAACTATGAAATCGTAGGTAACATCAAGGCGGTTGCCATTGTTATTAGTTATAACAAAGCGCACAGTATGCAGACCTTCATTTAGGTTGAGGTCTTCGATATCATAATCTGATTCAAGTCTGAGTCCGTTTTCTAATCCATCAGGGAAGTTAGTGTCATACTCCACAATTGAGCCATCAACTATCACCCAGTATTCATCAAAGCTATTTACTTTATCATCTGAAACGGTGATAGAAAGTAAATGATCTTCGTTTACATAAGGTGCATCACTGTCAATGGAAGTATTTACAACTCTCATTGAACCTGGGTTATTGACAATAGCTCCTTCAAGTACCAGGGCAAATCGCATGGCATTGGTAGGGAGGTAGTCCATTGTGA of the Gracilimonas sediminicola genome contains:
- a CDS encoding response regulator transcription factor, which translates into the protein MINIVIIEDNKYMREGWKTILDFEQDLCVIAEYESCEDAFEGTQLAKANVVLLDIQLPGIHGTEGVKIIRDKFPHLSVLMVTIHDDDERIFKALKNGAIGYLSKKISPDELIEAVHIAQNGGSPMSPNIARKVINSFQASSDVDIELSDTETQVLTLLAEGCSYKGISKEVYLSVDGVRYHIRNIYNKLEVSNKSEAVAKALRDKLI